From Sceloporus undulatus isolate JIND9_A2432 ecotype Alabama unplaced genomic scaffold, SceUnd_v1.1 scaffold_11955, whole genome shotgun sequence, the proteins below share one genomic window:
- the LOC121918444 gene encoding transmembrane protein 158-like, whose protein sequence is MLLPLLLAALAPSFPGAAWSQLEEKQQQEEGKQGQAPFSPTLPLPLQPLHNASFPATDFFAEKAAAAAAEGTKSPGAPTMTATRAAPSSPSSPPPPPRPPSPREEPQPCNISVQRQMLSSLLVRWGPWGFQAQCDLVLFSTGAGGGGGGGSGGSGGARPSFSAAFPRVGPPPLVIEPLGLAAGGFQQDLRLCLGCTWARGRRLGRLRPPSPALFPPSPEAPAPQPPWQQQGERLHFCCLDFSLEELKGDPGWRMNRKPVESTLVACFMTLVIIVWSVAALIWPVPIIAGFLPNGMEPGRGGRAASNANASANAGAAAASSAGNPPPGAAGAAK, encoded by the coding sequence ATGCTGCTCCCGCTCCTGCTGGCCGCCTTGGCGCCCTCTTTCCCGGGCGCCGCCTGGTCGCAGctggaggagaagcagcagcaggaggaggggaagcagggccaggcccctttctccccgACCCTCCCTCTGCCCCTGCAGCCCCTCCACAACGCCTCCTTCCCGGCCACGGACTTCTTCGCAgagaaggcggcggcggcggcggcggaggggacGAAGAGCCCTGGAGCCCCGACGATGACTGCAACCAGGGCtgccccttcttccccctcctcgcctcctcctcctcctcggcccccTTCTCCTCGGGAGGAGCCCCAGCCTTGCAACATCAGCGTCCAGCGGCAGATGCTGAGCTCCCTGCTGGTCCGATGGGGCCCCtggggcttccaggctcagtgcgACCTGGTCCTCTTCTCCACCGGAGCCGGAGGAGGGGGAGGCGGCGGCAGTGGGGGCAGCGGCGGGGCCCGGCCCTCCTTCTCGGCCGCCTTCCCCCGCGTGGGACCCCCGCCTCTGGTGATCGAGCCCCTGGGGCTGGCGGCGGGGGGCTTCCAGCAGGACCTGCGCCTCTGCCTGGGCTGCACCTGGGCCCGGGGACGGCGCCTGGGGAGACTCCGGCCCCCCTCCCcggccctcttccctccctccccggaGGCCCCTGCCCCGCAGCCTCCCTGGCAGCAGCAAGGCGAGCGCCTCCACTTCTGCTGCCTGGATTTCAGCCTGGAGGAGCTCAAGGGGGACCCCGGCTGGAGGATGAACCGAAAGCCCGTCGAGTCCACGCTGGTGGCCTGCTTCATGACGCTGGTCATCATCGTCTGGAGCGTGGCTGCCCTCATCTGGCCCGTCCCCATCATCGCCGGATTCCTCCCCAACGGCATGGAGCCCGGCCGCGGCGGAAGGGCGGCCAGCAACGCCAAC